One segment of Papaver somniferum cultivar HN1 unplaced genomic scaffold, ASM357369v1 unplaced-scaffold_137, whole genome shotgun sequence DNA contains the following:
- the LOC113334564 gene encoding uncharacterized protein LOC113334564, translating into MVNRNGISPSHIFFADDIFLFCNWDKRNTDKLLKLLKDYQQSSGQIVSMEKSKCFEGGTTDSRKLQNANNCGMSLSKFPDKYLGVNLIPGKIKSSYVWGYVDFLQSKVPGWMGDPSKKKLLTVKWEEVNSPLAEGGLGLRSLEDINKSLLMKLAWKMQNDVDEWVKFFQAKFQDKNGSWINYYKKSSIWIGIRWVMDEVFNNSRWIVGDGKSISV; encoded by the exons ATGGTAAACAGAAATGGCATTTCACCTTCACATATCTTTTTTGCTGATGACATATTCTTATTTTGTAATTGGGATAAGAGGAACACAGATAAACTCCTGAAACTTTTGAAGGATTATCAACAATCATCAGGTCAAATAGTGAGTATGGAGAAAAGCAAATGCTTTGAGGGAGGCACAACAGATAGCAGGAAACTCCAGAATGCAAATAATTGTGGTATGTCACTCTCAAAATTTCCAGATAAGTACTTGGGTGTCAATCTAATACCTGGAAAGATTAAATCATCATATGTATGGGGGTATGTGGATTTCTTACAAAGCAAGGTTCCTGGTTGGATGG GGGATCCATCAAAAAAGAAACTATTGACAGTTAAATGGGAAGAAGTAAATTCTCCATTGGCAGAAGGAGgtctgggattgagaagcttgGAAGACATAAACAAATCTCTACTAATGAAGCTGGCATGGAAGATGCAGAATGATGTGGATGAATGGGTTAAATTCTTTCAAGCTAAATTTCAAGACAAAAATGGTAGTTGGATTAATTATtataagaaatcttcaatatgGATTGGTATCAGATGGGTGATGGATGAAGTCTTTAATAACTCAAGGTGGATTGTGGGTGATGGGAAAAGCATCTCAGTATGA
- the LOC113334563 gene encoding uncharacterized protein LOC113334563, whose translation MNICRSFGNPVKVDETTLKKEMGYYARVLVETDLSKAIPSKVQAETKYCSFEQAVQIPNIPKFCSHFSVIGHYVTECRYKRKEKIPQQDNPVLVKTTKVWRKVNNKQKNKGFDICFTAEELVAMKTSSHQEFPGLTVDQVIQDVNSSPSLNFVAKLMSPMVFVAEPKVSVTFNSCKEPKFPNMHRKLIHNSTSSKKGNIWVFWSLNISAPSVISISSQAITVDVGGVSVTVIHGACLTVDRRDLWEELEFINSFDKPWLSIGDFNTIMYAEEKKGGRSPLTISMNEFNNCLNTCGLIASTRRIVCNLDRVIYNAKWLDTYPGWNYKVMARGTLDHNALIGENAIRPKPENVPFRGLKNWNIFGDVRIKLLNAEKEVVQADNIALLDKLVVARRKKEILLQQSNEIAQQKARVQWLKECASNSKFFHTSIKIRQSHNTISELENSFGNIVSTQKEIADTLVEHFDNKFKYQEVRFADGIFDNIPKIINEADNKMLNVVPTNEEIYLAFQDMDPESAPGPDGFAGWLYRSTWDIIGSDLCLAIQYCSSQGFIPKGMNANFLTLIPKVQGAKKAS comes from the exons ATGAATATTTGCAGATCATTTGGTAATCCAGTgaaagttgatgaaacaactctcaAGAAAGAGATGGGTTACTATGCTAGAGTTTTAGTAGAAACAGACTTATCAAAAGCTATTCCTAGCAAGGTACAAGCTGAGACTAAGTATTGCAGCTTTGAACAAGCAGTGCAAATTCCAAATATACCTAAATTTTGTTCTCATTTTTCTGTTATTGGGCATTATGTTACTGAGTGTAGGTACAAGAGGAAGGAAAAAATTCCACAGCAAGATAATCCAGTACTTGTAAAGACTACAAAGGTTTGGAGAAAGGTGAATAATAAACAGAAGAATAAAGGTTTTGATATTTGCTTTACAGCTGAGGAATTGGTAGCTATGAAAACTTCATCCCATCAAG AATTTCCTGGTTTAACTGTTGATCAAGTAATTCAAGATGTTAATAGCTCTCCTTCCTTAAATTTTGTTGCTAAATTGATGTCTCCAATGG TTTTTGTTGCTGAACCAAAGGTGAGTGTTACATTTAATTCCTGCAAGGAACCAAAGTTTCCTAATATGCatagaaaactaattcataattctactagTTCCAAGAAAGGAAATATCTGGGTGTTTTGGAGTTTAAATATTTCTGCTCCTTCAGTGATATCTATTTCTTCTCAAGCCATTACTGTGGATGTAGGAGGTGTTTCAGTAACTGTTATTCATGGTGCTTGCCTAACTGTGGATAGAAGAGATCTTTGGGAGGAGTTAGAATTTATAAATTCTTTTGATAAACCATGGCTTTCCATTGGTGATTTTAATACAATTATGTATGCTGAAGAGAAAAAGGGAGGAAGGAGTCCATTAACTATTTCTATGAATGAGTTCAACAACTGTTTAAATACATGTGGATTGAT AGCTAGTACTAGAAGAATAGTGTGCAATTTGGATAGAGTTATATATAATGCAAAGTGGTTGGATACTTATCCTGGCTGGAATTACAAAGTAATGGCTAGAGGGACATTAGATCATAATGCATTAATAGGGGAAAATGCAATCAGGCCAAAACCTGAAAATGTTCCTTTTAGAGGTTTAAAA AATTGGAATATTTTTGGAGATGTAAGAATAAAGCTACTGAATGCTGAAAAAGAAGTAGTCCAAGCAGATAATATTGCTTTATTGGATAAGCTTGTGGTTGCAAGGAGGAAGAAAGAAATTTTGTTACAACAAAGCAATGAAATTGCTCAACAGAAAGCAAGAGTGCAATGGTTGAAAGAATGTGCTTCTAATTCCAAATTTTTTCATACTTCTATTAAGATCAGGCAAAGTCACAATACAATATCTGAATTGGAGAACTCATTTGGCAACATAGTCTCTACTCAAAAAGAAATTGCGGATACTTTGGTGGAGCATTTTGATAACAAATTTAAGTATCAAGAAGTAAGATTTGCAGATGGGATTTTTGATAATATTCCTAAAATCATAAATGAAGCAGACAATAAAATGTTAAATGTTGTACCAACAAATGAAGAAATATATTTAGCATTTCAAGATATGGATCCTGAAAGTGCCCCTGGCCCAGATGGTTTTGCTGGTTGGTTATATAGAAGTACATGGGATATCATTGGCAGTGACTTATGTTTAGCAATTCAATATTGTTCGAGCCAAGGATTTATCCCAAAAGGTATGAATGCCAATTTTCTTACTCTTATACCAAAGGTGCAAGGTGCCAAGAAAGCTTCTTAG